DNA sequence from the Pedobacter sp. W3I1 genome:
ATCGTTACCGATCAGTAAAAGCCTTTCTTCGGCGCTTAACTCACCATAATCTTCTTTATAGGTAATGGTTCTATGCACTTTGGTTTCCTGTACAGCTAAACCACCATTTTCGACCAGCCAACGGTTAAGCTGGCAAACAAAATAGTTTTTCATGGCAAAAGTTGCCGTTGGAATAAAACTATAAGGACTGGAAATAACCACAATCTGATCGGTAATTACATTATCAGCTAAATAATAGCGGATAAACCCATCAGCTAAATCTTTTCCGAAAGATCGCGCTACCAGGTCATCGCCAAATTTAAAACGGCTATATTCGTCGGCACTGAAACCAAAATTGGCTGTATTGTCTATTTTATGAAGTGAATAACTATACGGTATCATAGAGTAGGTTTAAGATAGATAGGTGATTAGAATTGATGAGCATGCTGTTAATTCCCATGGCTTCTGCCCCGCGAACATCAGCATGTGGGTTGTCACCAACGTGTATTACATCTTTTAACATAAGCTCGGGATGTTTTTCCTTATCGATGGTGTTTAACATCAACTGAAAAAAGCCGGCATTGGGTTTAGACATCCTTACCTCATCAGAATACAGTTGGAAATCGATAAACTGATCAATCCCCAAATGGTTGACTACTTTTTTAAGGGTTTTACCTTTTATAAAACCTGTATTGCTTAAAATATTGATAGAGCTTTTGTTTGATTCTTTAATTTTAGCCAATACATCCAGGCAATCGCTGCAATACAATAAAGGCATGTAGGTAAATATGAGTGCTTCCATTTCAATATAAAGCTGGTCCAGGTCGATATCGTGAAAGTTAAAATCGTAATCGTTGATCATACCAATGACCATTAAATACATTTCATCGGCATCTACATTTTTCCCGGTTTTCTCGTTAATGGCATTCACCATTAAATCTACCTGGCGAAAAATGACAGCAATTTCTGCTATACTTTTATGCTTGG
Encoded proteins:
- a CDS encoding HAD family hydrolase, whose product is MAFYKHYSFDLWLTLIKSNPAFKQERTQHFYQKFNTKHKSIAEIAVIFRQVDLMVNAINEKTGKNVDADEMYLMVIGMINDYDFNFHDIDLDQLYIEMEALIFTYMPLLYCSDCLDVLAKIKESNKSSINILSNTGFIKGKTLKKVVNHLGIDQFIDFQLYSDEVRMSKPNAGFFQLMLNTIDKEKHPELMLKDVIHVGDNPHADVRGAEAMGINSMLINSNHLSILNLLYDTV